The sequence AGGCCTGTGAATCAGTTTCATGCTTAAGTCAAACCCTTATGCACATGAAAAAGTTGCTTTCCGAGAACACGTCATCAGATAGGCAGACACGCTCTTAAGTGGAATCCAAGGCCTGTGAGTTGAGATGAGACCAGGCGTAGGAGTGCGCAGCGGGGGGTAAGGAGAGCGTCGGGTGGGGCGGGGGCGGAACAGGGGAGTGTGTCAGCCTGTGCTTCTTCAGCTGCCCCAGCTCCCGAAAGCAGCAGCTGCATTGGGTGCAGCGGTAGGGCCTCTCCCCCGTGTGGATGCGCTGGTGCTTGTGCAGGCTGTCGAGGTGGCGGAAGCGCTTCTCGCAGTACCTGCACGGGTACGGCCTCTCGCCCGTGTGGATGCGCTGGTGGGTCTTCAGGCAGTAGAAGCGGCGGAACCCGCGGCCGCACACGTTGCAGCGGTGCACCTTGTCGGGgctctccctctgcatctgcATGGCCACCAGATCGGGGTTCTCCGCAGAGGCCGCCGCGAAGCCCAAgctgccgccgctgccgctgtctccagcagggggcgataTCTGCTGGAGCGAGGCTGACGGTTCCGCAACAATGGGCTCCAGGGCAGGCCCCTCCGGGTCGTTCTCGATTTTAACCGTCCCGTCTTTGACGTCCTCCCCGTCGTCCATCACCCGGATCAGGCCCAGCTCATTCACGTCCCCAGCCGGGGCCCCCATCTCAAACTCAAACTTGGTGACTTCAGGCTGCTCCTCGGCGTGTGTCACTGCCCCATCGTGCTCCTGCTGAattctcccagcatcctcctctccccccagaGATCCTGTGTACTCTGAGGAAATCATAATAGTTGCTTGTCAATCACCAAGCAGATAGACATAATAATAGTCTACTATTACACCACTACAAAGAACAACTTTGAAGTACATGTAGAAGAAGTGTAACTATCACTATTCAATCATACCAATAGTATTCCAGAGACACAAAAGGTAGTTAATATTCTCCTTTCTAATATGTAAGAGCTCAGATTATGTGGTCTTCAGAATTTTCAGATTCCATGAAATGCCTGTACAAGAATAATAATACTTCGACATGTGGCACCTCTTCTGATGGCTAGCTACAAGTTTTAACACTGACTGGTTTACCAGTGTACAGCAATGAGCACGGTCCAAAATTCAGCTGTAGTTAAAATCTAAGACCATACCGAGAGTTGTACCTTTATCCGCGACTCCTTCGTCTGTGATGTAGAACTGGTTATCCGTATCCTCTCCGGTTCTCAACAATACGTGTTCCGTTTGCAAATCGGAGTGTGTGTTCCGTCCATGGTTTGGAAGATATGTACTAACAGACGCGGACGACCGCATTCTCCTGCGGTTCGTTCCACTTCTAGCCCATTCCGACTGTACTGTTGGCAAACAGAGACCAACGCTTGGAAACGACTTTGAAAACTGAGGTCGTGAAGATGAGTTTCGGAACTTCACTGACCTACGAGAGGCGCCGCTGCCGTAAGCACCGAGAGGCGGATCAGATGTGGAAGGTAAGGAAAATATGGTGTCGCCGGTATTCGGAGACTCTGTGTTTATGGTGTGTGAACGTGGCTGGGTTTGATTAAGAAGCAAACATTGTTTAATGTTCTTCTCGGCCGCTGTCATATAGTAACGAACAGCCTTCAGTTCGCTCTCGGAAATCTCCAGTCTTTCCCTCAAACTCTGGTTCTCTCGATGGGACTCTGCAGCAGCGGTATGAGCGGCAGATAGTTTACTTCCCACTACTCTTGCAGTTTCCCTTAAAACGGTCTCGACGGCGCATCTAACCGCCTGCTCGATGGTGGACGCCAATTcgtattttaaaaaagagacGTTCGCATCCATGTTCAGTTTATGTAAAACAGAACGTTTATGACCGTATACCTTCTTCTGAGAGtgactggctagctagcaatccGTCGTTTGTTGTCAGTCTGATACTTGCGTATCAATAAAACCAACGATACTGTGTATCTCTTGATGTAGCTTGACAGTTAAGTTGCTCATACACGGTTTCAGAAACAATAACTGAAGCTAGCGTAACATGCGCAACTAAACGTtctatattttgtttgtttcagaatgGTAGCGCACAAAGAGCACTGAAAACATCCaccatttttaaacactttcaCGTCACGACCTCCCTAACCACTATTCCCGTCGTCGCAGTGTTATGACGTACGCTTGAGAGCGATATGACACATGTGATTTCCACTTAAGTTTTATTCACGAACGTCAGTTTACAATAGGCACTGCGGATCCATTGGCACGTAGGCTATGTCATTTGGATGGGCTATTCATAGACTAATAAACCGATATCCGCAAAACCTGGtaagtatttttattctgttgacTCCTCAGAAGAGCACTATCACTACGACCATGACCATGCTAGAGGCTGCAGAAAGTTGATCCAGCTCCACTCACTCATCCAATGAACGACGAGAGACTGTTGCTAGGGGATACCACTGAGGTCCATGTACAATATTGAATTTTAGCAGCAGAACTGATTTATCAGATTGCTTGCACTGAAAACAAGGTTTCCACGTGGTTTTGCCGGGTACACATTCTTTACAGGGCAATTcacaacagacagcactgcTACAGACTGATGAAATAATTGTCATCACCGCTCTGAAGTCACGACTTCCCAATAGCAACACTACTACACTGACCACTCTAAATGGCACGAAAAGAGGCAGTAGCTGAAAGTTTAGATGAGATCTTTCTGCATCTCAGCGTATTGTTTTCAGAGACAATAACCCCATATGTGCACATCTGAGCACAGCTGAGCTAGGCGAGGTGGAACGATGGCCAACTTTCAGTTCAAAGTAAAGTCTACAGGCCTGGCTAAACCAAGGGTAACATGGATAACAAGTTTAGCCAGGTGGGACTGGGGGTATGTGCAGTGCAGTTGTGGGTCCAGGGTCAGTGTGCAGATTCAGCAATCAAAGCAGTCCAATCTTTGGCTAAGAAGTGGTCATCTTAACCCCAATCTTATCCTATCTGTGCCAATACAAATTAGTAAACCATAGGTACAAAGTGATAAATCGAGGGTACAAATTAATAAACCATGGGTACGGATTTATGAGCTGATTAATATTCGTATagatattaaatgtatattaaatgtatacaaTGTTAGTCGGGTGATTAATGGGTGCGGGACAATTGCGTTAATGTTTTACGCATTTGCCCATATTGATATTTCACATGTAACGTTACTTCCGAGagattgatttaattttacCTCCCTACTGTCAAGACTGTCCTCGTGGGATATATCACTACGAGGGACCACAAgatttttcagtgttgtgcaGTGTTAAAACCTACTTTTAGGTAAGCAATGTTTCTCAACATGGTTAGATACGATTTCGATGTAATGCCACCGCTTCTGTCGTTTCCATGGTTTCGTGGAATGTTTTTGGAGTCGCTCTTGTTTCGTCACGAACCCCGGCGCTAGAATGATGACGGCGGAGTGTGGCTCATAAACGGCCCCAGGTAAcagccttcctcttcctcctcaagCATGTGTTTCTGTCGTGTTACATAAAATATGGACTTGCGCGGTCACTTTCGAATTgggacgtttttttttttgagcgcGCAGGTTTAGGACAGTCTTTTCTTTTGTACTAATGTAGATTTTTCCGCGAACGACATTCTGTCGAATTTCAACAGaccgtatatatatatatatatatatatatcgaaGCAGTAGCAAAGGTTTCATCATCGACTCTGTACAGAGTTCATTTTGCGTTGGTTAAAAAAATTGCCCTTAGTCTTCGCTGTGGTGTTGCAGGAAGATAAACACATCCACTCTCTGTGATGGTTAACATCAGAACCAAACAATGTCTGCTCTGTGCGATAAGCTGAAAAAGTTGAAGTTGAATCAGAGGGTTTTCTTCCTGATTAGCTGATGTTTTGCGGAGTGTTTCAACACTGGATACCATGCATGTAATCTACATTGTAATAGTACATttgggcaaaggaaaaaacgCTTTGATTGCATCCTGATTGTGTTTGGCTGGCGCGCGCTTCAGTAACtgtccacctgtataaatggataataaattaaacatgtaaGCATATCATACAGGATAAGGtgaacaaaaaagtgaaataattaaTACCTCGCAATTGGTTGCCTCTTGAAGAACAGCATTTTCTTACTTACCCCAGTAAGACTTATCCTTGACGCGTCAATGGTCCAAAATAACCACTAGGTGTcccttcttccctttctttccaaAACCCCTGAACAAGCTGGAAATACACAACtatcatgttttatttgacGTAATGATTTCCTGGACCCGTGTCTGCATGACAGACAGCCATCTTCACTGTAACGAATTCCCTCTACATTCTATGTGCAACCTAAGCCTCCTCAGTGATCGTCCTTTCTCTATCTGGGGCTTTTGACATGATGGGCCATCAGGGCCTTCTGCCCACATTTACTGAGCTGAGGATTTAAGGCATTGTCGTGATCTGGTTCTCCTCCTGTGTGACAGAACACTCTTACACTCTTCTACCACCCGTCATCACACTTCCCTCACCTGGTAACCAGTCACAGCCTGAGTTTGTGTCAGAACCTCATTGCTAGTAAACTAGACCCTTTTAAAAGAAATAGATCACATTCCACTGTGGTCCGTGGTGTCTACCAAACTACCCCAGTTGCCCCCACGTGACTCATCCCCTCTGCATGAATGCCAGGCTTTGTGAGATTTCCATTTTGTCACTTGGTTGCCTGACCAGGGCAGGAATCCATCAGTGTCTTTGCAAACCAACCCATGGACCCACCCCAAAATCACCTCCGCTGCGGGATCCTGATGTGGCAACACATTTCAACAATTATTGCTTGCTGGGTACCGTCAATAAATAGTTGTAGGAGAACTTTGTTTTGGGAGTTGTATTACCTTTCTGTCTAGGCttggcatttctgtgtgtgcagtgtggcaatGTCTACGCAAGTTGCTAGAGGCTCTTATTTTTC comes from Megalops cyprinoides isolate fMegCyp1 chromosome 3, fMegCyp1.pri, whole genome shotgun sequence and encodes:
- the LOC118774564 gene encoding zinc finger and SCAN domain-containing protein 12-like, translating into MRSSASVSTYLPNHGRNTHSDLQTEHVLLRTGEDTDNQFYITDEGVADKEYTGSLGGEEDAGRIQQEHDGAVTHAEEQPEVTKFEFEMGAPAGDVNELGLIRVMDDGEDVKDGTVKIENDPEGPALEPIVAEPSASLQQISPPAGDSGSGGSLGFAAASAENPDLVAMQMQRESPDKVHRCNVCGRGFRRFYCLKTHQRIHTGERPYPCRYCEKRFRHLDSLHKHQRIHTGERPYRCTQCSCCFRELGQLKKHRLTHSPVPPPPHPTLSLPPAAHSYAWSHLNSQALDST